In Leishmania mexicana MHOM/GT/2001/U1103 complete genome, chromosome 20, one genomic interval encodes:
- a CDS encoding putative PUF1: MSSEEKLTALYARRQEILKDLSEVDTSIKFLESEIQTKATEAAKRTIDENKSGNADLDRVNEVIASCVRDATGLRDALKLVEACRYVQEYGKEDDAARQKIPFRNVFAQECIRHALDLSNDANGSELMQHLVPLLRSGTKPVTMGDIFYDPTTNEQDLSEVLLLIRELSSDIVTVACNTNGARVSQRIIDVLCTHEEFDVYTSVLEPSIVDVAKDINGNHSLSKLITSPRFCQLGDSDRSASGAAAIYERIFQKIADNCIDICKNRQGCCIIQKCLQHAPKPYHTTIINTVLNNSLKLVQDPFGNYVVQFILDKQQDINGTKKEDTDDDAISTAPNYTNQIIRQMLHHVAELSCNKFSSNVIEKCLKTSSPDVRQLLVDELTAPHVLPKLLTDSFANYVIQTAISTASDDGQLTQLRDAIIPLQSLLKNSPYGVKIESKLSRRHREAARRLLKKKEAATPVTQAPPAQQEPLLPPYMPPQGMSAIPMMAPDASMGQQVSFTNLNADMASFLQPQRMIGMPFVLQGQQMISIPNAPPPSFTMGMINGTGLPEYR, from the coding sequence ATGTCGTCAGAGGAGAAGTTGACAGCCCTCTACGCGCGCCGCCAGGAGATTCTCAAGGATCTTTCTGAGGTGGATACGAGCATCAAGTTCCTTGAGAGTGAGATCCAAACCAAGGCAAcagaggcggcgaagcgcaCTATCGACGAGAACAAGTCAGGCAACGCAGACCTGGATCGAGTGAACGAGGTGATCGCCAGCTGCGTGCGGGATGCCACGGGGCTTCGAGACGCACTCAAGTTGGTTGAGGCGTGCCGCTACGTACAGGAGTATGGCAAGGAGGATGACGCTGCGCGGCAAAAGATCCCCTTCCGCAACGTGTTCGCGCAGGAGTGCATTCGCCATGCGCTGGACCTGTCCAATGATGCCAACGGAAGCGAACTGATGCAGCAcctggtgccgctgctgcgctcggGAACCAAGCCGGTCACCATGGGCGACATTTTCTACGACCCCACAACGAACGAGCAGGACCTGTCAgaagtgctgctgctgattaGGGAGCTTTCCAGCGATATTGTCACGGTGGCCTGCAACACGAATGGCGCGCGTGTCTCCCAGCGCATCATCGATGTTCTGTGCACACATGAGGAGTTTGATGTGTACACCAGTGTGTTGGAGCCATCGATTGTCGACGTTGCGAAGGACATTAACGGCAACCACTCCCTGTCAAAGCTGATCACATCTCCCCGCTTTTGCCAGCTGGGCGATTCCGACAGGAGTGCctccggcgctgctgcgatcTACGAGCGCATTTTCCAGAAGATAGCCGACAACTGCATCGACATTTGCAAAAATCGTCAGGGGTGCTGTATCATTCAAAAATGCCTGCAACACGCCCCCAAGCCGTATCACACTACCATCATCAACACGGTACTCAACAACTCGCTGAAACTGGTGCAGGATCCCTTTGGGAACTATGTTGTTCAGTTTATTCTCGACAAACAGCAAGACATCAACGGCACAAAGAAGGAGGACACGGACGATGATGCCATCTCGACAGCGCCGAACTACACCAATCAGATTATTAGGCAGATGCTTCATCACGTGGCCGAGCTCTCGTGCAACAAGTTTAGCAGCAATGTGATAGAAAAGTGCCTGAAGACGTCGTCGCCAGATGTGCGACAGCTGTTGGTCGACGAACTGACGGCGCCGCATGTCTTGCCAAAGCTGCTGACAGATAGCTTTGCGAATTACGTTATTCAGACCGCCATCTCGACCGCCTCCGACGATGGCCAActgacgcagctgcgcgacgcgaTCATACCTCTGCAGAGTCTCCTGAAAAACTCCCCGTATGGCGTGAAGATCGAGTCGAAGCTGTCCCGGCGCCACCGTGAAGCGGCACGGCGTCTGCTGAAGAAAAAGGAGGCTGCCACGCCGGTCACACAGGCCCCACCCGCACAGCAAGAGCCGCTTCTTCCGCCGTACATGCCCCCACAAGGAATGTCGGCCATTCCAATGATGGCGCCAGACGCTTCCATGGGTCAGCAAGTGTCCTTCACCAACCTGAATGCGGACATGGCCTCCTTcttgcagccgcagcggatGATAGGCATGCCTTTTGTGTTGCAAGGACAGCAGATGATCAGCATCCCCaatgcgccaccgccgtctttCACCATGGGCATGATCAACGGCACCGGCCTGCCTGAGTACCGTTAA
- a CDS encoding putative L-ribulokinase, whose amino-acid sequence MFPEQMAEPLVIGLDYGSDSARAVLVRVRDGAELQSAVFDYPRWTKGEYCNSKLMQYRQHPCDYMEAAENVITAVLKAAGPAARDNVVGLAFDTTGSTPCMVDETCTPLALRPSFANNPNAMFILWKDHTSVKEAAAINALAHKSTPDYTSFCGGTYSSEWFWSKALHVIRNDEQVSQAAYGIVECSEWLPALFTGVTSYQKLIRSRCACGHKAMWHESWGGFPPRSFFDQLHPRLGLMRSRMSDVTETIDKPVGTLSEEWARRLGLSTRVVVAGGAIDAHLGAVGAGIKPYSFVRVMGTSTCDMMVIDSSILGHRRVKGICGQVDGSIVPHMIGLEAGQSAYGDVFAWFSELLQYSSARLIASTKLLDENAKTELRREIKRRMLSTLTEDASRIQPGESSVHALDWFNGRRTPDANQNLKSVIGGLTLGSDAASVYRALVEATAYGSRAIVERFRREGVRIDNVIAVGGIAKKSPLAIQILSDVLNMPITVCNSEQVCALGSAIAAATAAVCYGSIPEAQKKMASGSSTAYKPCPEAARVYDELYQRYIELAANTERMYSHM is encoded by the coding sequence ATGTTCCCTGAACAGATGGCAGAGCCACTCGTTATAGGTCTGGATTACGGGTCCGATTCCGCGCGAGCGGTactggtgcgcgtgcgggaTGGGGCGGAGCTGCAGAGCGCCGTCTTTGACTACCCGCGCTGGACAAAGGGGGAGTACTGCAACTCCAAGTTGATGCAGTACCGCCAGCATCCGTGCGACTacatggaggcggcagagaaTGTCATCACTGCGGTGTTGAAGGCAGCTGGCCCGGCGGCGCGAGACAACGTGGTTGGGCTCGCCTTCGATACGACCGGTAGCACACCGTGCATGGTCGACGAGACCTGCACGCCTCTTGCCCTTCGGCCTTCGTTTGCCAATAACCCGAACGCTATGTTTATTCTCTGGAAGGACCACACCTCTGTAAAGGAGGCTGCTGCAATCAATGCGCTGGCGCACAAAAGCACCCCCGACTACACCTCCTTCTGCGGGGGCACCTACTCCTCCGAGTGGTTCTGGTCGAAGGCGCTGCACGTGATCCGCAACGACGAGCAGGTGTCTCAGGCCGCGTACGGCATTGTAGAGTGCAGCGAGTGGCTTCCTGCCCTCTTCACCGGTGTCACATCGTATCAAAAGCTCATCCGCTCccggtgcgcgtgcgggcaCAAGGCAATGTGGCACGAGAGCTGGGGCGGCTTCCCGCCACGCAGCTTCTTTGACCAGTTGCACCCGCGCTTGGGGCTCATGCGGTCCCGCATGAGCGACGTCACAGAGACCATCGACAAGCCGGTGGGTACACTGAGTGAGGAGTGGGCGCGGCGTCTTGGATTGAGTACGCGGGTTgtcgtcgctggcggcgccatcgATGCTCACCTCGGCGCCGTTGGTGCCGGCATCAAGCCTTACTCGTTTGTGCGTGTCATGGGAACGTCGACCTGTGACATGATGGTGATCGACTCCAGCATTctcggccaccgccgcgtaAAGGGAATTTGTGGGCAGGTCGACGGCTCTATCGTGCCACACATGATTGGCCTCGAGGCTGGTCAGTCCGCGTACGGCGACGTCTTCGCGTGGTTCTCAGAATTGCTCCAGTACTCCTCTGCACGACTCATTGCCAGCACGAAGTTGCTCGACGAGAACGCCAAAACAGAGCTGAGGCGTGAGATAAAGAGGAGGATGCTCAGCACCCTTACCGAAGATGCCAGCCGAATTCAGCCCGGCGAGAGCAGCGTGCATGCCTTGGACTGGTTCAACGGACGGCGCACCCCCGATGCCAACCAAAACCTCAAATCGGTCATTGGCGGCCTTACCCTGGGTAGCGACGCGGCAAGTGTGTATcgtgcgctggtggaggcgaCAGCGTACGGGTCGCGCGCCATCGTAGAGCGCTTTCGACGAGAGGGTGTGCGCATTGACAACGTCATTGCAGTTGGCGGCATCGCTAAGAAGTCGCCGCTGGCAATTCAGATCCTTTCGGACGTGCTGAACATGCCTATCACCGTGTGTAACAGCGAGCAAGTCTGTGCGTTGGGGTCTGCTattgccgccgccacagctgcgGTGTGTTACGGGAGCATCCCGGAGGCGCAGAAAAAGATGGCAAGCGGCTCTTCTACCGCGTACAAGCCGTGCCCAGAGGCTGCCCGGGTGTACGATGAGCTGTACCAGCGTTACATTGAGCTTGCTGCGAACACTGAACGGATGTATTCACACATGTAG
- a CDS encoding stress-inducible protein STI1 homolog, giving the protein MEDYKAKGNDAFKAKRYQEAIDWYTKAIGLNPNDEASGALYSNRAGSWQNLNNFEKAAADSEQCIRLRPDWLKGYFRLGVAMESMSKYDEAQKAFQKALQLSPGNEEVMDKLHTINTKVRDRNEKIKSQHCKTPEEAKKLGNSFFKDGKYDQAAEFYTRAIELQTGPVKEKAVYYTNRAACHQQTHMYSLMVDDCNAAIEIDPANVKAYLRRGIAYEGMEKWKLALEDYTKAQSVSPGVAGASQGILRCQRLLRN; this is encoded by the coding sequence ATGGAGGACTATAAGGCCAAGGGCAATGACGCCTTCAAGGCAAAGAGGTATCAGGAAGCGATTGACTGGTACACCAAGGCCATCGGGTTGAACCCTAACGACGAGGCTTCTGGTGCTCTGTACTCGAATCGTGCGGGAAGCTGGCAAAATCTGAATAACTTTGAGAAGGCCGCTGCGGATTCAGAGCAGTGCATTCGCTTACGCCCTGATTGGCTTAAGGGCTACTTCCGCTTGGGTGTCGCCATGGAGAGCATGAGCAAGTAcgatgaggcgcagaaggcgtTCCAGAAGGCGCTCCAACTGAGCCCGGGCAACGAGGAGGTGATGGACAAGCTGCACACCATTAATACTAAAGTTCGCGATCGCAACGAGAAAATAAAGTCGCAGCACTGCAAGACTCCTGAGGAGGCCAAGAAGCTTGGCAACTCCTTCTTCAAGGACGGCAAGTATGACCAAGCTGCGGAGTTCTACACCCGCGCGATTGAGCTGCAGACGGGGCCCGTcaaggagaaggcggtgtACTACACTAACCGTGCTGCCTGCCACCAGCAGACGCACATGTACTCTCTGATGGTGGACGACTGCAATGCCGCGATCGAGATCGACCCGGCAAATGTGAAGGCGTACCTGCGCCGCGGCATTGCCTACGAAGGCATGGAGAAGTGGAAGCTGGCACTGGAAGACTACACAAAGGCGCAGTCCGTTTCTCCCGGTGTGGCAGGCGCGTCTCAGGGTATTCTGCGATGCCAACGTCTTCTGCGCAACTGA